The following coding sequences lie in one Myxococcota bacterium genomic window:
- a CDS encoding CoA pyrophosphatase: MADGPEMAEIRAKLAAHRPVLAPAPAGDHSLAAVALVFLATPSGGAELLFIERALKEGDPWSGHMAFPGGRRDRGDPNLAATSMRETREEVGLELGSPIARLDDFANTRAGSLVVSPFVYQVDARPRLTPNREVQSTVWIPVPWLVHPDAAIDYEITRESTRVVFPAVRYDRFTVWGLTYRILVNLFGVLGRELRPAP; this comes from the coding sequence ATGGCAGACGGGCCCGAGATGGCCGAGATCCGCGCGAAGCTGGCCGCGCACCGGCCCGTGCTCGCGCCGGCGCCTGCCGGCGACCACTCGCTGGCCGCGGTCGCGCTGGTCTTCCTGGCCACGCCGTCGGGCGGAGCCGAGCTGTTGTTCATCGAGCGCGCGCTAAAGGAGGGCGACCCGTGGTCGGGTCACATGGCCTTCCCGGGCGGGCGCCGCGACCGCGGCGACCCGAACCTCGCAGCGACGTCGATGCGCGAGACGCGCGAGGAGGTCGGGCTCGAGCTCGGCTCGCCGATCGCGCGGCTCGACGACTTCGCCAACACCCGGGCCGGGTCGCTCGTCGTTTCGCCCTTCGTGTACCAGGTGGACGCGCGGCCCCGACTCACCCCGAACCGCGAGGTGCAGTCGACGGTCTGGATCCCCGTACCCTGGCTCGTGCACCCGGACGCCGCGATCGACTACGAGATCACGCGCGAGTCGACGCGCGTGGTGTTTCCGGCCGTGCGTTACGACCGCTTCACGGTCTGGGGCCTCACCTATCGGATCCTGGTCAACCTGTTCGGTGTGCTGGGGCGGGAGCTCAGACCGGCACCGTGA